One window from the genome of Neorhodopirellula lusitana encodes:
- a CDS encoding DUF58 domain-containing protein codes for MVLPNRNSASKASASDLAAKIDPGAVMRIKNLQLRAKTVVEGFFNGLHRSPLHGSSVEFSEYRPYTIGDDLRGLDWKRYARSDRYYIKKFEDETSRNGYLVVDQSQSMGFGSLEYTKIDYARTLAATFAYFLTLQRDCVGLMTFDEAIADYIPARRRVGHLRQLLVALSRPVSGTGTDINVPLQQIANLVHRRGLVLLISDLLSPVESLRTNLAYLRSRGHEVALLRTLDPSELDFHLDAPSMVQDIETGQEFYLDPETAKSDYQERFSEHQAQLQNVCDSLGVDLYTISTREPLQDSLFHLLDSRQRQTRGTARSGMIARAATGLKGAPS; via the coding sequence ATGGTGTTGCCGAATCGCAATTCCGCTTCAAAAGCGTCTGCGTCGGACCTTGCCGCCAAAATCGATCCGGGGGCGGTGATGCGGATCAAGAATCTGCAATTGAGAGCCAAGACGGTCGTCGAAGGTTTTTTCAATGGACTGCATCGCAGTCCACTGCATGGATCATCGGTTGAGTTTTCCGAGTACCGGCCTTACACGATTGGCGATGATCTGCGTGGTCTCGATTGGAAGCGTTACGCGCGTAGTGATCGTTACTACATCAAAAAATTCGAAGATGAAACCAGCCGCAATGGCTATTTGGTTGTCGACCAGAGTCAATCGATGGGGTTCGGTTCGCTCGAGTACACAAAGATCGATTACGCTCGTACGCTGGCAGCAACGTTTGCCTACTTTTTGACGTTGCAACGCGACTGCGTCGGCTTGATGACTTTCGATGAAGCGATCGCGGATTACATTCCCGCGCGTCGCCGGGTTGGGCATCTACGGCAATTGTTGGTTGCACTCTCGCGGCCTGTGTCGGGTACCGGCACCGATATCAACGTGCCGCTTCAGCAGATCGCGAATCTGGTTCACCGGCGTGGGTTGGTGCTGTTGATTTCGGATTTATTGTCACCGGTCGAATCGTTGCGAACGAACCTGGCTTACCTGAGGTCACGCGGGCATGAGGTTGCGTTGCTAAGAACGCTCGACCCATCCGAGTTAGATTTCCACTTGGACGCACCGAGCATGGTGCAGGATATCGAAACGGGGCAAGAGTTTTACCTGGATCCGGAAACTGCCAAGAGTGATTATCAAGAACGGTTTTCGGAACATCAGGCCCAATTGCAAAACGTCTGCGATTCGCTCGGCGTTGACCTGTACACGATCTCAACCCGCGAACCGCTGCAGGATTCGTTGTTCCATTTGCTCGATTCGAGACAGCGTCAAACGCGTGGAACCGCTCGATCGGGAATGATCGCCCGAGCAGCTACCGGACTGAAAGGTGCTCCGTCATGA